From one Nocardioides sp. Kera G14 genomic stretch:
- a CDS encoding phosphoglyceromutase gives MSSRLILLRHGESEWNALNLSTGWVDVALSEKGRAEAVTGGQLLKDRGMLPDVVHTSLLRRAINTAAIALDVADRHWIPVKRDWRLNERHYGALQGKNKSETLQKFGEEQFNLWRRSYDVPPPPLDADSEFSQVGDVRYAGIEVPTTECLKDVVARIVPYFTDEVVPDLTAGKTVLITAHGNSLRALVKHLDGISDTDIAALNIPTAQPLVYELDDDFKPVVIGGEYLDAEAAAAAAAAVANQGKA, from the coding sequence GTGAGCTCTCGCCTGATCCTGCTCCGCCACGGCGAGAGCGAGTGGAACGCGCTCAACCTCTCCACCGGCTGGGTCGACGTGGCCCTCTCGGAGAAGGGCCGTGCCGAGGCTGTCACCGGCGGCCAGCTGCTCAAGGACCGGGGCATGCTGCCCGACGTCGTCCACACCTCGCTGCTGCGCCGCGCGATCAACACCGCTGCGATCGCGCTCGACGTCGCCGACCGCCACTGGATCCCGGTCAAGCGTGACTGGCGCCTCAATGAGCGCCACTACGGCGCACTGCAGGGCAAGAACAAGTCCGAGACGCTGCAGAAGTTCGGCGAGGAGCAGTTCAACCTCTGGCGTCGCTCGTACGACGTCCCCCCGCCGCCCCTCGACGCCGACTCCGAGTTCTCCCAGGTCGGCGATGTCCGCTATGCCGGCATCGAGGTCCCCACGACCGAGTGCCTCAAGGACGTCGTCGCCCGGATCGTCCCGTACTTCACCGACGAGGTCGTGCCTGACCTCACCGCCGGGAAGACCGTGCTCATCACCGCCCACGGCAACAGCCTCCGCGCGCTCGTGAAGCACCTCGACGGCATCTCCGACACCGACATCGCTGCCCTGAACATCCCCACCGCCCAGCCGCTCGTCTACGAGCTCGACGACGACTTCAAGCCCGTCGTGATCGGAGGCGAGTACCTCGACGCCGAGGCTGCCGCCGCGGCTGCAGCCGCCGTCGCGAACCAGGGCAAGGCCTGA
- a CDS encoding DMT family transporter, with protein MTPAPWKPVLAVSITLVFWASAFVAIRHLADDFGPGAMALGRLVVGAVCLTVIVVWSRLRSRVRLVAPTPNQWWRIIAIGLLWYAVYMVALNTGEHHVDAGTASLVLQLSPVVIAVLAAIFLDERFTRWIAIGLALAFLGVAIIALSSGGGADADGPVLGVLLCLVSVAAYSISLVLQKPLAGRIPALQLIWMACGIGAIATLPWAGQLVHDLSEAPAASILWLVYLGVCPTAVAFTTYGYALQHLSASQLGISTYVVPVISIALAAVLLGEAPAPLAYVGGVVALAGVWVARRRPRAIA; from the coding sequence GTGACACCTGCGCCCTGGAAGCCCGTCCTCGCGGTCTCGATCACGCTGGTCTTCTGGGCCTCCGCGTTCGTCGCGATCCGGCACCTGGCGGATGACTTCGGACCGGGGGCGATGGCACTCGGCCGGCTCGTGGTCGGCGCGGTCTGCCTGACGGTCATCGTCGTGTGGTCGCGCCTCCGGTCACGGGTGCGGCTCGTGGCACCGACGCCCAACCAGTGGTGGCGGATCATCGCCATCGGCCTGCTCTGGTACGCCGTCTACATGGTCGCGCTCAACACCGGCGAGCACCACGTCGACGCCGGGACGGCCTCGCTCGTCCTGCAGCTCTCGCCGGTCGTCATCGCGGTCCTGGCGGCGATCTTCCTCGATGAGCGCTTCACCCGCTGGATCGCGATCGGTCTCGCCCTGGCCTTCCTCGGTGTCGCCATCATCGCGCTCTCCTCGGGCGGCGGAGCCGACGCCGACGGGCCGGTCCTCGGAGTCCTGCTCTGTCTCGTCTCGGTGGCGGCGTACTCCATCTCGCTCGTCCTGCAGAAGCCGCTCGCCGGCCGGATCCCCGCCCTGCAGCTCATCTGGATGGCCTGCGGGATCGGTGCGATCGCCACGCTGCCGTGGGCCGGCCAACTCGTCCACGACCTCAGTGAGGCGCCCGCCGCGTCGATCCTTTGGCTGGTCTACCTCGGTGTCTGCCCGACAGCTGTCGCCTTCACGACGTACGGCTATGCGCTGCAGCACCTCTCTGCCTCGCAGCTCGGGATCTCGACGTACGTCGTCCCCGTCATCTCCATCGCCCTCGCCGCAGTGCTCCTCGGCGAGGCTCCTGCACCCTTGGCGTATGTCGGCGGGGTCGTCGCGCTGGCAGGCGTCTGGGTCGCGAGGCGACGGCCGCGAGCGATCGCCTGA